One window of the Flavobacteriales bacterium genome contains the following:
- a CDS encoding glycosyltransferase family 4 protein → MKGLYIRSVYFLGVTAGGSVTHTSGVINSLSSKTELKVIANEKLPEVECEIKIISPILKKIPVFGELFYNLKMLYNLRNLDGENYSFVYQRFSGESFCGAYFASKNKIPFILEFNSSEIWKLKNWSKTNSAIKNIFKTSIQLPIVQKIEKYNLKKAALIVVVSEVLKENLIEFGIDKNKILVNPNGVNTDKFNAIEKDLLLSKSLNLENYFVFGFIGTFGKWHGVMELAQSIILFFDRFPELVGKVKFLIIGDGKLFQEVELLINQSKYRNNVVLTGKIPQQENARFLQICDAFVSPHIPNPDGTKFFGSPTKLFEYMACSKPIIASNLDQIGEVLEHNKTAFLVEPGNIFELASAYKIVFEDKTLQSNLANAAYTEVCSRYTWDAHVDRILGCIEKKLAG, encoded by the coding sequence TTGAAAGGATTATACATACGGTCGGTATATTTTTTAGGAGTTACTGCAGGTGGCAGCGTTACTCATACTAGTGGCGTTATAAATTCCCTCTCAAGTAAAACTGAACTTAAGGTTATTGCTAACGAAAAACTACCTGAAGTTGAATGTGAAATTAAAATAATTTCTCCTATTTTAAAAAAAATTCCGGTGTTTGGAGAACTATTCTACAACCTAAAAATGTTGTACAATCTACGCAATTTGGATGGAGAGAATTATTCTTTTGTTTATCAACGATTCAGCGGTGAGTCTTTCTGTGGAGCGTATTTTGCATCAAAAAATAAAATCCCATTTATTCTTGAATTCAATTCATCTGAAATTTGGAAATTGAAAAACTGGAGCAAAACCAATAGTGCCATAAAGAACATATTTAAGACTTCAATTCAGTTGCCAATAGTTCAAAAAATTGAAAAATACAACCTCAAAAAGGCTGCATTAATTGTGGTTGTTTCTGAGGTATTGAAAGAAAATTTAATTGAATTCGGAATTGATAAAAATAAAATTTTGGTAAACCCTAACGGCGTAAATACGGATAAGTTCAATGCCATAGAAAAAGATCTATTATTATCAAAATCGTTAAACCTAGAAAATTATTTTGTCTTTGGATTTATCGGCACCTTCGGAAAATGGCATGGGGTTATGGAGCTTGCCCAAAGCATCATTCTGTTTTTTGATCGATTTCCAGAACTCGTCGGTAAGGTAAAATTTTTGATAATCGGCGATGGTAAGCTGTTTCAAGAGGTGGAACTTTTGATAAATCAATCAAAATATCGCAACAACGTTGTTTTAACAGGCAAAATACCACAACAGGAAAATGCAAGATTTCTGCAAATTTGTGATGCTTTCGTTTCTCCACACATACCAAATCCCGATGGAACTAAGTTCTTTGGCTCTCCTACCAAACTTTTTGAATATATGGCTTGCTCGAAACCAATCATAGCCAGTAACCTTGATCAAATCGGCGAAGTTTTAGAACACAATAAAACAGCTTTTTTAGTTGAACCAGGGAACATTTTTGAATTAGCATCTGCCTACAAAATTGTTTTTGAGGACAAAACGCTTCAAAGTAATCTCGCGAATGCTGCATATACAGAAGTCTGCAGCAGATATACTTGGGATGCACATGTGGATAGAATTTTAGGCTGTATTGAAAAGAAATTAGCTGGATGA